TTCCCGAGCGACTGACCCACTCGGTGCAGCAACTGATCGACACCTGCGACATCATCGTCGAGTGCAGTGGCGACGTGCTGCACTCCACCGATGTCATCGACCAGGCGCTGCGCGCCGGCAAGCCCGTGGTCACGATGAACTCCGAGTTCCACATCACCACTGGTTCCTGGTTCGCCGACAAGGGCCTGCTCACCGAAGCCGAGGGCGACCAGCCGGGCTGCATCGCCGCGCTGCACGAAGAGGCGGTGATGATGGGCTTCAAACCCATCGTCTACGGCAACATGAAGGGCTTTCTCAACCACCTGCCCAAGCCCGAGGAAATGGCCTACTGGGCCGGCAAGCAGGGCATCAGCATCGAACAGACCACGTCGTTCACCGATGGCACCAAGATCCAGATCGAGCAGGCCTTCGTGGCCAACGGGTTTGGCGCGACCATCACCCGCCAGGGCATGGAAGGCCCGAGCGCGGTGGACGTCAACAAGACCGCCATCGAGCTGGCGCGCTTCGCGGCCGAGCTGGGCCAGCCGATCGCGGACTACATGCTCGCCCCGGGCAAGGCGGGCGTGTTCGTGGTGGGCACGCACGACGCCGATGAGTGGAAGGCGCTCAACTACCTCAAGCTGGGCGACGGGCCCTACTACGTCCTGGTCAAGAACTTCCACCTCTGCCAGTACGAGATCGTCAAGACCGTGCGCCGCGTCATCAACGGGGGTGGTGTGCTGCTCAACAACTCCACCCACCCCACGCTGTCCATCGTCGGCATCGCCAAGACCGCATTGCCGGTGGGGACCCGCATCGACCGCGCCATCGGCGGCTTCCAGGTGCGCGGCGAAGCCGCCCGCATCCAGGATGTGCCGGGCCACGTGCCCATGGGGCTGATCCAGAACGCGGTCATCACACGTCCGGTGGAAGCGGGCCAGATCCTGAGCTTCGACGACGTGGAGCTGCCCGATTCGCTGGCGCTGGACATCTCCCGCAAGCTCTACGCCTGAAACCCGGTGCCCCGCCCGTGGCGGCCGGCGCAAAGCCGCCGCCCGGCACCCGGTTGACCCGCCCTTGGCACGCCCGCGCATGTGGGCCCAGTGTTCCCCTGCATGACATCGAGCCCCCACACCGCCCACTACCGACCTGACATCGACGGTTTGCGAGCCATCGCCGTGGTCGCGGTGGTTTTGCACCACGCCTTCCCGGAGCACATCCAGGGCGGTTTTGTGGGTGTGGACATCTTTTTCGTCATCTCGGGCTACCTCATCAGCTCGATCATCCTGTCGGGGCTGCAAAAAGGCCGGTTTGGTTTCGCCGATTTCTACGCCAAACGGGTCAAGCGCATTTTCCCCGCCCTCTTCCTGGTGTTGGCCACCGTCATCACCC
This Hydrogenophaga taeniospiralis DNA region includes the following protein-coding sequences:
- a CDS encoding SAF domain-containing protein, which encodes MNTVKKHRIGLSGTGFIASGFARLIHNHAPDLSLTSVLTRRPLEQAGSFPFPERLTHSVQQLIDTCDIIVECSGDVLHSTDVIDQALRAGKPVVTMNSEFHITTGSWFADKGLLTEAEGDQPGCIAALHEEAVMMGFKPIVYGNMKGFLNHLPKPEEMAYWAGKQGISIEQTTSFTDGTKIQIEQAFVANGFGATITRQGMEGPSAVDVNKTAIELARFAAELGQPIADYMLAPGKAGVFVVGTHDADEWKALNYLKLGDGPYYVLVKNFHLCQYEIVKTVRRVINGGGVLLNNSTHPTLSIVGIAKTALPVGTRIDRAIGGFQVRGEAARIQDVPGHVPMGLIQNAVITRPVEAGQILSFDDVELPDSLALDISRKLYA